Proteins co-encoded in one Sphingopyxis sp. BE259 genomic window:
- a CDS encoding Na+/H+ antiporter — protein MHAVEIFELVLGLLALVIALHWLALKLNWPPATALLVGGGALAFIPGLPAISLDPELALVLFLPPLLMDGAYYTALGRFRRHLPGILSLAVGAVIFTTLIVGVVVHWIVPELPWAACFALGAIVSPPDAVSARAVLKGVHLPRRLEALLEGESLLNDATGLILFRFAVAATLSGVFHTGEAVQSFAFVAVGGVVVGAVVAKGWIFLAKRFDDPMLIMLITILLCWAAYLAGEAIHVSGVIATVTAGLALGWYQHEILPGAVRLRANSGWQILVFVLEALVFILIGFSLRGAIERVGGIGAMPMSWIVLIVAVVLTVIVARFMWVFGSEAVLKIVGKSGLKRARPLGWRQATVLSWAGMRGVVTLAVPLTLPTDMPGRDLMLICAFAVIFVTVVAQGSSLGLLIRRVQPVDTDPPAKMAMPAAEAAMARARFAVIEKLAYDENGTLVHPMMLEEHRKRLGFMERYEADAGAAMVGLRSHFDVLLAAIAAGRAELIRIHRAGLIEDEVLHELERDLDIEELAMTLQRGE, from the coding sequence ATGCACGCGGTCGAAATCTTCGAGCTGGTCCTTGGCCTGCTGGCGCTGGTCATCGCGCTGCACTGGCTGGCGCTGAAGCTCAATTGGCCGCCCGCGACCGCCTTGCTCGTCGGCGGCGGCGCGCTGGCGTTCATTCCCGGTCTGCCCGCGATTTCGCTCGACCCCGAACTGGCACTTGTCCTGTTCCTGCCGCCCTTGCTGATGGACGGCGCTTATTACACCGCGCTGGGCCGCTTTCGTCGCCATCTGCCCGGCATCCTGTCGCTCGCGGTGGGCGCGGTCATATTCACCACCTTGATTGTCGGGGTCGTGGTGCACTGGATCGTGCCGGAATTGCCCTGGGCCGCCTGCTTCGCGCTCGGCGCGATCGTGTCGCCGCCTGATGCGGTATCGGCGCGCGCGGTGCTGAAGGGCGTCCATCTGCCGCGGCGGCTCGAAGCCCTGCTGGAGGGCGAAAGCCTGCTCAATGATGCGACCGGGCTGATCCTGTTCCGCTTTGCCGTCGCTGCGACGCTCAGCGGGGTATTCCATACGGGCGAGGCGGTGCAGAGCTTTGCCTTCGTCGCGGTCGGCGGGGTCGTCGTTGGCGCGGTGGTTGCCAAAGGGTGGATTTTCCTCGCCAAGCGTTTCGATGACCCGATGCTGATCATGCTCATCACGATCCTGCTATGCTGGGCCGCCTATCTCGCTGGCGAAGCCATCCATGTTTCGGGTGTGATCGCAACGGTCACTGCGGGTCTGGCGCTGGGGTGGTACCAGCATGAAATCCTGCCCGGCGCCGTCCGCCTGCGCGCCAATTCAGGGTGGCAGATCCTGGTCTTCGTCCTCGAAGCGCTGGTGTTCATTCTGATCGGCTTTTCGCTGCGCGGCGCGATCGAGCGTGTCGGCGGGATCGGGGCGATGCCGATGTCGTGGATCGTCCTGATCGTCGCGGTCGTGCTGACCGTTATCGTCGCGCGCTTCATGTGGGTTTTCGGGTCGGAGGCGGTGCTGAAAATCGTCGGCAAGTCCGGACTGAAGCGCGCCCGTCCGCTTGGCTGGCGTCAGGCGACCGTATTGAGCTGGGCCGGGATGCGCGGCGTCGTGACGCTGGCGGTGCCACTCACCCTGCCCACCGATATGCCGGGGCGCGATCTGATGTTGATCTGCGCCTTTGCCGTGATCTTTGTCACTGTCGTCGCGCAAGGCTCCAGCCTTGGGTTGCTGATCCGCCGGGTCCAGCCGGTCGATACCGATCCGCCCGCCAAAATGGCGATGCCGGCGGCAGAAGCCGCGATGGCCCGCGCGCGCTTCGCAGTGATCGAAAAGCTCGCATATGATGAGAATGGCACGCTCGTCCACCCCATGATGCTCGAAGAACATCGCAAGCGTTTGGGGTTCATGGAGCGTTATGAAGCCGACGCAGGGGCCGCAATGGTCGGGTTGCGATCGCATTTCGACGTACTGCTGGCGGCGATTGCCGCCGGGCGCGCCGAATTGATCCGAATCCACCGCGCGGGGTTGATCGAGGACGAGGTGCTCCACGAGCTGGAACGCGACCTGGATATCGAAGAACTCGCGATGACGCTGCAGCGCGGCGAATAG
- a CDS encoding SDR family NAD(P)-dependent oxidoreductase, which yields MADQPKFDLTGRVALVTGASSGLGAGFAKALAAAGARVVLAARRADKLAEQVAAIEAAGGQAIAVSMDVTDDASTIAAYDAAEAAFGTVDTIVANAGVATEKMAMGLSAGDVDFLLAANVRGVFLTATEGARRLDKAGSREKEHGRIVLIGSITAEKIFPATSVYGASKAAVRHLGKALAREWARRGISVNVIQPGYFASEMTAELFDSDVGAAMVNSFPRQRMRPASDLHAPLLMLCSDAARGITGSVFTIDDGQTL from the coding sequence ATGGCCGACCAGCCGAAATTCGATCTGACGGGGCGCGTGGCGCTCGTAACCGGCGCGTCGTCGGGGTTGGGCGCGGGCTTTGCCAAGGCGCTCGCCGCCGCAGGTGCCAGGGTCGTGCTCGCCGCCCGCCGCGCCGACAAGCTCGCCGAACAGGTGGCGGCGATCGAAGCCGCAGGCGGGCAGGCGATTGCAGTCAGCATGGACGTCACTGACGACGCATCGACCATCGCCGCCTATGACGCCGCCGAAGCCGCGTTCGGCACCGTCGACACCATCGTCGCGAACGCCGGGGTGGCGACCGAAAAAATGGCGATGGGCCTGTCGGCGGGCGACGTCGATTTCCTGCTCGCCGCCAATGTCCGCGGTGTCTTTCTGACCGCGACCGAAGGCGCGCGGCGCCTCGACAAGGCGGGCAGCCGCGAGAAAGAGCATGGCCGCATCGTCCTGATCGGGTCGATCACCGCCGAGAAAATCTTTCCCGCCACCTCGGTCTATGGCGCAAGCAAGGCGGCGGTGCGCCATCTGGGCAAGGCGCTGGCGCGCGAATGGGCGCGGCGCGGGATCAGCGTCAATGTGATCCAGCCCGGCTATTTCGCATCCGAAATGACCGCCGAGCTGTTCGACAGCGATGTCGGTGCGGCGATGGTCAACAGCTTCCCGCGTCAGCGGATGCGCCCGGCGAGCGACCTGCACGCGCCGTTGCTGATGCTCTGCTCCGACGCGGCGCGGGGCATCACGGGCAGCGTGTTCACCATCGACGACGGGCAGACGTTGTGA
- a CDS encoding enoyl-CoA hydratase-related protein, with amino-acid sequence MTDALLIEARGQVEIATLNRPDRLNALNEGLVDALNAYFGGLAERPEVRVVILRGAGRGFCAGLDIQEDRSSDETPVLRTLRTQTRIGNIYRKMRACPQPIIALGHGAACGGGLSLLLASDVRYAAPSFKANAAYIRIGLGGCDMASSYFLPRLVGASLAAEMILTGRFVDADRALRAGLVSEIVDEDALLERGLALADEMLATSPHGLRLSKQALNLNIDAQSLDAAMAIEDRQQVILSATEDHREALAAFLEKRAPDYRER; translated from the coding sequence GTGACTGACGCGCTGCTGATTGAGGCGCGCGGGCAGGTTGAGATCGCGACGCTGAACCGCCCCGACCGGCTCAACGCGCTGAACGAGGGGCTGGTCGATGCGCTCAACGCCTATTTCGGCGGGCTCGCCGAGCGACCCGAAGTTCGCGTCGTTATCCTCCGCGGCGCGGGGCGCGGCTTCTGTGCAGGACTTGATATTCAGGAGGACCGGTCGAGCGACGAAACGCCGGTGCTGCGCACGCTGCGGACCCAGACGCGCATCGGTAACATCTATCGCAAGATGCGCGCCTGTCCGCAGCCGATCATCGCGCTGGGCCACGGCGCGGCGTGCGGCGGCGGGCTGTCGCTGCTGCTGGCGTCCGACGTGCGCTATGCGGCGCCGTCGTTCAAGGCGAACGCCGCCTATATCCGTATCGGGCTGGGCGGTTGCGACATGGCGTCGAGCTATTTCCTGCCGCGGCTGGTCGGCGCCAGCCTGGCGGCCGAGATGATCCTGACCGGGCGGTTCGTCGACGCCGACCGCGCGCTGCGCGCCGGGCTGGTCAGCGAGATCGTCGATGAGGATGCATTGCTCGAACGTGGCCTTGCGCTTGCCGACGAGATGCTGGCGACCAGCCCGCACGGGCTACGCCTTTCGAAACAGGCGCTCAATCTCAACATTGACGCGCAAAGCCTCGATGCCGCGATGGCGATCGAGGATCGCCAGCAGGTGATCCTGTCGGCGACCGAGGATCATCGTGAAGCACTGGCGGCGTTTCTGGAAAAGCGCGCCCCCGACTATCGCGAACGATAG
- a CDS encoding arylsulfatase, with amino-acid sequence MRTTNVPGRKGRFRRTAIITCAAMLAATPAQGQPKSAAPRQPNIVILLADDWGFSDVGAFGAEFATPNIDALAYAGTRFANFHVAGSCSPTRAMLQTGVMNHRNGLGNMPETIPDQHRGKPGYDTVMNHRVVTIAQLLKAAGYRTYFTGKWHLGSDATRLPHARGYDRAYSLADAGADNFEQRPIEGMYDSAAWTENGKPATLPKDYYSSRFVVQKMIDYVEADRTSGKPFLASINFLANHIPVQAPDSDIARYAALYKDGWTALRAARAKRAAALGIVPAGVPIVTMPTTRDWRKLDADERAAAVRVMQAYAGMATAMDREVGRLVAHLKATGDYDNTIFVFLSDNGAEPTNPFGSLRNRLFLDMQYDLSTANIGRRGSFSAIGPGWASAGASPLSGYKFSATEGGLRVPLIIAWPGNDQVQAGAIRHGLAHVTDILPTLTDLAGVADHGGQWQGKAVEPVTGRSLVPMLAGKTDSVHGDTPLGYELSGNAALFRGDYKLVRNLAPTGDGQWRLFDLKTDPGETRDLAAVQPARYAAMLADYRAYAKANGVLDMPAGYTADEQINRYAFEQQGRKRLIQLGLWVGGIGLLLSALVWRWRRRRRVRRGDPAKREIAGG; translated from the coding sequence GTGAGGACCACCAACGTGCCGGGTCGCAAGGGCCGGTTCCGGCGTACTGCCATCATCACCTGCGCCGCAATGTTGGCCGCGACGCCCGCGCAAGGCCAGCCGAAATCGGCTGCACCGCGCCAGCCCAACATCGTCATCCTGCTCGCCGACGACTGGGGCTTCAGCGACGTCGGGGCGTTCGGCGCCGAGTTCGCGACGCCCAATATTGACGCGCTGGCCTATGCCGGAACGCGCTTTGCCAACTTCCATGTCGCGGGATCCTGCTCGCCGACGCGGGCGATGCTCCAGACCGGGGTGATGAACCATCGTAACGGCCTCGGCAACATGCCCGAGACGATCCCCGACCAGCATCGCGGCAAGCCCGGCTACGACACGGTGATGAACCACCGCGTTGTGACGATCGCGCAGCTACTGAAGGCCGCGGGCTATCGCACGTATTTTACGGGTAAATGGCATCTGGGGAGCGACGCGACACGGCTGCCGCACGCGCGCGGCTATGACCGGGCCTATAGTCTGGCCGATGCCGGCGCCGACAATTTCGAACAGCGCCCGATCGAGGGCATGTATGACAGCGCCGCATGGACCGAAAACGGCAAGCCCGCGACGCTACCCAAGGATTATTATTCGTCGCGCTTCGTCGTCCAGAAGATGATCGATTATGTCGAGGCCGACCGGACGAGCGGCAAGCCCTTCCTCGCTTCGATCAACTTCCTCGCCAACCATATCCCGGTGCAGGCGCCCGACAGCGACATCGCGCGCTACGCGGCGCTATACAAGGATGGCTGGACCGCGTTGCGCGCCGCGCGGGCCAAGCGCGCCGCGGCACTGGGCATCGTGCCCGCGGGCGTGCCAATCGTGACGATGCCGACGACCCGCGACTGGCGCAAACTCGATGCCGACGAACGCGCCGCCGCGGTGCGGGTGATGCAGGCCTATGCCGGGATGGCAACCGCGATGGACCGCGAAGTCGGCCGGTTGGTCGCGCATCTGAAAGCGACCGGCGACTATGACAACACGATCTTCGTGTTCCTGTCGGACAATGGCGCCGAGCCGACCAATCCGTTCGGCAGCCTGCGCAACCGGCTGTTCCTCGACATGCAATATGACCTGTCGACCGCCAACATCGGCCGCCGCGGCAGTTTCAGCGCGATCGGACCCGGCTGGGCCAGCGCTGGCGCTTCGCCGCTGTCGGGGTATAAGTTCAGCGCGACCGAGGGTGGGCTGCGAGTCCCGCTGATCATCGCCTGGCCGGGCAATGACCAGGTGCAGGCGGGGGCGATCCGGCATGGGCTGGCGCATGTCACCGACATCCTGCCGACGCTGACCGACCTTGCCGGGGTCGCGGATCATGGCGGCCAGTGGCAGGGCAAGGCGGTCGAACCGGTCACGGGCCGCAGCCTCGTTCCGATGCTGGCCGGCAAAACCGACAGTGTTCATGGCGATACCCCGCTCGGTTACGAACTGTCGGGCAATGCGGCGCTGTTCCGCGGCGATTACAAACTCGTCCGCAACCTTGCGCCGACCGGCGATGGCCAATGGCGGCTGTTCGACCTCAAGACCGACCCCGGCGAGACGCGCGACCTGGCGGCGGTCCAGCCCGCGCGGTACGCGGCGATGCTGGCCGACTACCGCGCTTATGCCAAGGCGAACGGCGTGCTCGACATGCCCGCGGGCTACACCGCCGACGAACAGATCAATCGCTATGCGTTCGAACAGCAGGGGCGCAAGCGGCTGATCCAGCTCGGCCTGTGGGTCGGCGGGATCGGGCTGCTGTTGTCAGCTCTGGTCTGGCGCTGGCGCCGTCGGCGCCGCGTGCGCCGCGGAGACCCGGCGAAGCGCGAAATCGCTGGCGGCTAG
- a CDS encoding TetR/AcrR family transcriptional regulator — protein sequence MTKAASRSIASRAEPTRIDGRRERGRSSRKRIVEAMMELIVGGDLAPSAARVAEEAGIGLRSVFRHFDDMDALYAEITATITEQVMPIVSAPYPDQDWRANVRDLVRRRVRVFETTLPFRLAANIKRYQSPFLMGQYGRTVMLERDLLLRLLPGAVLIDRINVEALCAALSFQNWRALRHDQGLSAEEAGTVTMHMAETLMATIVESH from the coding sequence ATGACCAAAGCGGCAAGCAGATCGATTGCGAGCAGGGCCGAACCGACGCGGATCGACGGCCGCCGCGAGCGCGGCAGGTCGAGCCGCAAACGCATCGTCGAGGCGATGATGGAGTTGATTGTCGGCGGCGACCTGGCGCCCAGCGCGGCGCGCGTCGCCGAAGAAGCCGGCATCGGGCTGCGCTCGGTCTTTCGTCATTTCGACGACATGGATGCACTCTACGCCGAGATTACCGCAACGATCACCGAACAGGTCATGCCGATCGTCAGCGCGCCCTATCCCGACCAGGACTGGCGCGCCAATGTCCGCGATCTGGTCCGCCGCCGCGTGCGGGTGTTCGAAACGACGCTGCCCTTTCGCCTCGCGGCCAACATCAAGCGATACCAATCCCCGTTTCTGATGGGACAATATGGCCGCACAGTGATGCTGGAACGCGACCTGCTGCTCCGGCTGCTGCCCGGCGCGGTGCTGATCGACCGGATCAACGTCGAGGCGCTGTGCGCGGCGCTGTCGTTCCAGAATTGGCGCGCGCTGCGCCACGATCAGGGCTTGTCGGCCGAGGAAGCCGGGACCGTGACGATGCATATGGCCGAAACATTGATGGCGACGATCGTCGAGTCCCACTGA
- a CDS encoding sulfatase-like hydrolase/transferase yields the protein MTKRWIAAGVVAALAAGGYWGYQANKYRLPGLIQDWRDPVAPNRAVLWQQGPTTAPAEPLGGKRPPNIILIVADDLGFNDISLNGGGVAGGIVKTPHIDALAREGANFTTAYAANATCSPSRAAMMTGRYPTRFGFEFTAVPVQFAENLAHGEGVGPHRAIFHKERITPDIPDYPAMGVPASEVTIAEAVKAAGYHTLHIGKWHLGEAAALQPQAQGFDESLAILAGGAMFMAEDDVGVVNAKLPWDPIDRFLWANLRHAVTFNGGPRFHPEGHMTDYFADEAIKAIDANRNRPFFLYLAFNAPHTPLQATKADYDKLPQIKDHKTRVYGAMIAQMDRRIGDVMAKLKEQGIDDNTLVIFTSDNGGAWYNGIERLNAPFRGWKATFFEGGIRTPLFMRWPGAIAPGTQRADVTGHLDIFSTIAAAAGAAVPSDRVIDSENILVGPAQRAAMFWRSGDYRAVRAGDWKLQVTKRPEQARLYNLASDPTEKNNLAAADPERVAALGAMIDAQNKGMAKPIWPGLVEGPVRIDVPLNAPWQDGQDYIYWSN from the coding sequence ATGACAAAGCGATGGATAGCCGCGGGGGTGGTCGCGGCGTTGGCCGCGGGTGGATATTGGGGGTATCAGGCGAACAAATATCGCCTGCCCGGCCTGATTCAGGACTGGCGCGATCCCGTGGCGCCTAACCGCGCGGTGCTGTGGCAGCAAGGACCGACGACCGCCCCCGCCGAACCGCTTGGCGGCAAACGCCCGCCCAACATCATCCTGATCGTCGCCGACGACCTCGGATTTAACGACATCAGCCTGAATGGCGGCGGCGTCGCAGGCGGCATCGTCAAGACCCCCCATATCGATGCGCTGGCGCGCGAGGGGGCGAATTTTACCACCGCTTACGCCGCCAACGCCACCTGCTCACCGTCGCGCGCGGCGATGATGACGGGCCGCTACCCGACGCGCTTCGGCTTTGAATTTACCGCGGTGCCGGTCCAATTTGCCGAAAATCTGGCGCATGGTGAGGGCGTTGGGCCGCATCGGGCGATCTTCCACAAGGAGCGGATCACGCCCGACATCCCCGACTATCCCGCGATGGGCGTCCCGGCGAGCGAGGTGACGATTGCCGAAGCGGTGAAGGCGGCGGGGTATCACACGCTGCATATCGGCAAATGGCATCTGGGCGAGGCCGCTGCGCTGCAACCGCAGGCGCAGGGTTTCGACGAAAGCCTTGCGATCCTGGCGGGGGGCGCAATGTTCATGGCCGAGGACGATGTCGGGGTCGTCAACGCCAAGCTGCCCTGGGATCCGATTGATCGCTTTCTGTGGGCAAATCTGCGTCACGCGGTGACCTTCAACGGCGGCCCGCGTTTTCACCCCGAGGGGCATATGACCGACTATTTCGCCGATGAGGCGATCAAGGCGATCGACGCGAACCGAAACCGGCCATTCTTCCTGTATCTCGCGTTCAACGCGCCGCATACTCCGCTGCAGGCGACGAAAGCGGACTATGACAAGCTGCCGCAGATCAAGGATCACAAGACGCGGGTTTATGGCGCGATGATCGCGCAGATGGACCGGCGCATCGGCGACGTCATGGCGAAACTGAAGGAACAGGGGATCGATGACAATACCCTCGTCATCTTCACCAGCGACAATGGCGGCGCGTGGTATAACGGGATCGAGCGGTTGAACGCGCCGTTCCGCGGCTGGAAAGCGACTTTTTTCGAGGGCGGTATTCGGACCCCGCTGTTCATGCGCTGGCCGGGGGCGATCGCACCGGGGACGCAGCGCGCCGACGTCACTGGCCACCTCGACATTTTTTCGACCATCGCGGCGGCGGCGGGCGCGGCGGTGCCAAGCGATCGCGTCATTGATAGCGAGAATATCCTCGTCGGCCCGGCACAGCGCGCGGCGATGTTTTGGCGGTCGGGCGACTATCGCGCCGTCCGCGCGGGCGACTGGAAATTGCAAGTGACCAAGCGGCCCGAACAGGCGCGGCTGTATAATCTCGCCAGCGACCCCACGGAAAAAAACAACCTCGCCGCCGCCGATCCGGAGCGCGTCGCGGCGCTGGGCGCGATGATCGACGCGCAGAACAAGGGCATGGCCAAACCGATCTGGCCGGGGCTGGTCGAAGGTCCGGTCCGCATCGACGTCCCGCTGAACGCGCCGTGGCAGGACGGCCAGGACTATATCTATTGGAGCAATTGA